In one window of Nakamurella alba DNA:
- a CDS encoding lysophospholipid acyltransferase family protein produces the protein MAWRRGSRRGPVFEKANGWIRFCECVFYPVTRIVGRRKMLGLEHLQVPGPVLAVGNHISHLDPVYSAVFLRKSGRWPHIMAKASLWKIPVVGPILKATQQIPVERGGGRGQVGLDAAIEALHEGKLVFIYPDGTISRDPEHWPMRPRPGVAALALSVPDLRVVPVAIWGTQEIVPPYAGKFRPWPRKDVIVAAGPPVPLDDLRGMEHDTRVVRDASIRIMTAVRDLLAEIRDEPAPVEFYDPKKAERMAKRAAGS, from the coding sequence GTGGCATGGCGCAGGGGCTCGCGACGCGGGCCGGTGTTCGAGAAGGCCAACGGCTGGATCCGGTTCTGCGAGTGCGTGTTCTACCCGGTGACCCGGATCGTCGGCCGGCGGAAGATGCTCGGCCTGGAACACCTGCAGGTGCCGGGGCCGGTGCTCGCGGTCGGCAACCACATCTCGCACCTGGATCCGGTGTACAGCGCGGTGTTCCTGCGCAAGTCCGGGCGCTGGCCGCACATCATGGCCAAGGCATCGCTGTGGAAGATCCCGGTGGTCGGTCCGATCCTGAAGGCGACACAGCAGATCCCGGTGGAGCGTGGTGGGGGTCGCGGCCAGGTCGGGCTGGACGCCGCGATCGAGGCGCTGCACGAGGGCAAGCTCGTCTTCATCTATCCGGACGGCACCATCAGCCGGGATCCGGAGCACTGGCCGATGCGGCCGCGGCCCGGCGTGGCGGCACTCGCGCTGTCGGTGCCGGACCTGCGCGTGGTGCCGGTGGCCATCTGGGGGACGCAGGAGATCGTGCCGCCGTACGCCGGGAAGTTCCGCCCGTGGCCGCGCAAGGACGTGATCGTGGCCGCCGGCCCGCCGGTGCCGCTGGATGACCTGCGCGGGATGGAGCACGACACCCGGGTCGTCCGGGACGCGTCGATCCGGATCATGACCGCGGTGCGCGACCTGCTCGCCGAGATCCGGGACGAGCCCGCGCCGGTCGAGTTCTACGACCCGAAGAAGGCCGAGCGGATGGCGAAGCGGGCGGCCGGATCCTGA
- a CDS encoding NAD(P)H-dependent glycerol-3-phosphate dehydrogenase, whose protein sequence is MSDVPDPMDGVDVPGRIAVLGAGSWGTTFAKVLADAGREVVLWARRESVAASIRSEHRNPDYLTTAALPENLDATSDFDAALAGAQAVVLGVPSQSLRENLQVFRDAVPAGVPVVSLAKGVEIGTGLRMSEVISSVGRIAPRRVVVLTGPNLAPEIAAGQPTAAVLACSDHDTAVRMQLASATPYFRPYTITDVVGAEIAGTGKNVIALACGMAEGLGLGLNTAASLITRGLNELTRLGEKLGALPATLAGLAGLGDLVATCSSPLSRNRTLGSRLAQGSGLEAALEANGGQVAEGVVSCRSMRDLAHRHGVDMPITDGVYRVCYQHETPASMIGVLMNRPYSPE, encoded by the coding sequence ATGTCCGACGTCCCGGATCCCATGGACGGTGTCGACGTGCCCGGCCGGATCGCGGTGCTGGGCGCCGGGTCCTGGGGCACCACCTTCGCCAAGGTGCTCGCCGATGCCGGCCGCGAGGTCGTGCTGTGGGCACGGCGGGAGAGCGTGGCCGCCTCGATCCGTTCCGAGCACCGGAACCCCGACTACCTCACCACCGCCGCGTTGCCCGAGAACCTCGATGCCACCTCGGATTTCGATGCCGCGCTGGCGGGTGCGCAGGCGGTCGTGCTCGGGGTGCCCAGTCAGTCGCTGCGGGAGAACCTGCAGGTCTTCCGGGATGCGGTGCCCGCCGGGGTGCCGGTCGTCTCGCTGGCCAAAGGGGTCGAGATCGGCACCGGGCTGCGGATGAGCGAGGTGATCAGCTCGGTCGGCCGGATCGCGCCGCGCCGGGTGGTGGTGCTCACCGGGCCGAACCTCGCACCCGAGATCGCCGCCGGGCAACCGACCGCCGCGGTGCTGGCCTGCTCCGATCACGACACCGCCGTCCGCATGCAGCTGGCCAGCGCCACCCCTTACTTCCGGCCGTACACCATCACCGACGTGGTCGGCGCCGAGATCGCCGGTACCGGCAAGAATGTCATCGCGCTGGCCTGCGGGATGGCCGAGGGGCTGGGACTGGGCCTGAACACCGCCGCGTCGCTGATCACCCGTGGGCTCAACGAGCTGACCCGGCTGGGGGAGAAGCTCGGTGCACTGCCCGCGACGCTGGCCGGCCTGGCCGGGCTCGGTGACCTGGTGGCGACCTGTTCCTCACCGCTGTCCCGCAACCGCACCCTGGGCAGCCGGCTCGCCCAGGGCTCCGGCCTGGAGGCGGCACTGGAGGCCAACGGCGGTCAGGTCGCCGAGGGCGTGGTCAGCTGCCGCTCGATGCGCGACCTGGCCCATCGGCACGGTGTCGACATGCCGATCACCGACGGCGTCTACCGGGTCTGCTACCAGCACGAGACCCCGGCCTCGATGATCGGCGTGCTGATGAACCGCCCCTACTCCCCGGAGTGA
- a CDS encoding D-alanine--D-alanine ligase family protein, whose amino-acid sequence MTHGTPQERIRIAVIFGGRSGEHPVSCISANSVLGHLDRAVFDVTAIGITTSGGWVRVDPDRVLTGAGTKELPAVGAGDPVVLAGDPTVRGASAVAVAGDVLDVDVVFPVLHGPYGEDGTIQGLLEMAGLPYVGPGVLASAAGMDKEFTKKLLAAEGLPVGRWVVLRPGVETLTPEQRDHLGLPVFVKPARAGSSLGVSRVDSWADLADAIAVARQADPKVLVEAAVIGREIECGVLEYPDGRIEASPTAEISVRDGHEFYDFSAKYLEDVATFDIPAKLPDEVTETVRRMAVQAFRALDAQGLARVDFFVGDDGAVVINEVNTMPGFTPISMYPRMWEVGGVSYPELLEVLVRTAVARGTGLR is encoded by the coding sequence ATGACGCACGGGACACCGCAGGAACGGATCAGGATCGCCGTGATCTTCGGCGGACGCAGCGGCGAGCACCCGGTGTCCTGCATCTCGGCGAACAGCGTGCTGGGGCACCTGGACCGCGCGGTGTTCGACGTGACGGCAATCGGGATCACCACCTCCGGCGGCTGGGTCCGGGTGGATCCGGACCGGGTGCTGACCGGTGCCGGAACGAAGGAACTGCCCGCCGTCGGCGCCGGTGACCCGGTGGTGCTGGCCGGAGACCCGACGGTGCGCGGCGCGAGCGCGGTGGCGGTGGCCGGGGACGTGCTGGACGTCGACGTCGTGTTCCCGGTGCTGCACGGTCCCTACGGCGAGGACGGCACCATCCAGGGTCTGCTGGAGATGGCCGGGCTGCCGTACGTGGGGCCGGGTGTGCTCGCCTCCGCCGCCGGGATGGACAAGGAGTTCACCAAGAAGCTGCTGGCCGCCGAGGGTCTGCCGGTCGGCCGCTGGGTGGTGCTGCGGCCGGGCGTCGAGACCCTCACCCCGGAGCAGCGGGACCACCTGGGACTGCCGGTGTTCGTGAAGCCCGCCCGGGCCGGGTCGTCGCTGGGTGTCAGCCGGGTCGACTCGTGGGCCGATCTGGCCGACGCGATCGCGGTGGCACGGCAGGCCGACCCCAAGGTGCTGGTCGAGGCCGCGGTGATCGGCAGGGAGATCGAGTGCGGGGTGCTGGAGTACCCGGACGGCCGGATCGAGGCCTCGCCGACCGCGGAGATCAGCGTGCGTGACGGCCACGAGTTCTACGACTTCTCGGCCAAGTACCTGGAGGACGTCGCCACCTTCGACATCCCGGCCAAGCTCCCGGACGAGGTGACCGAGACCGTCCGCCGGATGGCCGTGCAGGCGTTCCGGGCGCTGGACGCCCAGGGTCTGGCGCGGGTCGACTTCTTCGTCGGTGACGACGGTGCGGTGGTGATCAACGAGGTCAACACCATGCCCGGGTTCACCCCGATCTCGATGTACCCGCGCATGTGGGAGGTGGGCGGCGTGTCCTACCCGGAGCTGCTCGAGGTGCTGGTGCGGACCGCCGTCGCGCGGGGCACCGGCCTGCGCTGA
- a CDS encoding DUF3515 domain-containing protein, whose translation MDPDTDPAPADGARGRNWRPWVAAGAGLLAVVVVIVLAGVVRSAAQDAEPVVLAGVEQPGAATAACASVMAALPDQLGDLQRRATLGDATAAAAWGNPAVVLRCGISDPIQMTQTNAQGVQAGCEAGLTDISGVSWMQISDVGQSTYLDVDRTVRIALTLPDGLGSAPIQDISAIVQQTLPRREPCSGGQLLPLDG comes from the coding sequence GTGGACCCGGACACGGACCCCGCGCCCGCCGACGGTGCCCGCGGGCGCAATTGGCGTCCGTGGGTCGCGGCCGGCGCCGGATTGCTCGCCGTCGTGGTGGTCATCGTGCTCGCGGGGGTGGTGCGGTCCGCCGCCCAGGACGCCGAACCGGTGGTGCTGGCCGGTGTCGAGCAGCCGGGTGCGGCCACCGCGGCCTGCGCATCGGTGATGGCGGCGCTGCCCGACCAGCTCGGTGACCTGCAGCGGCGGGCGACCCTGGGCGACGCGACGGCCGCTGCCGCCTGGGGCAACCCGGCGGTGGTGCTGCGCTGCGGCATCTCCGACCCGATCCAGATGACGCAGACGAACGCGCAGGGAGTCCAGGCGGGCTGCGAGGCCGGGTTGACCGACATCAGCGGGGTGTCCTGGATGCAGATCAGCGACGTCGGCCAGTCCACGTACCTGGACGTCGACCGCACTGTCCGGATCGCCCTCACCCTGCCCGACGGCCTCGGCTCCGCGCCGATCCAGGACATCTCGGCGATCGTCCAGCAGACCCTGCCCCGCCGCGAGCCGTGCAGCGGCGGGCAGCTGCTCCCACTCGACGGCTGA
- a CDS encoding Lrp/AsnC ligand binding domain-containing protein, which yields MVQAFILIQTEVGQAAAVAAAIAEIAGVTSAEDVTGPYDVIVRAEANSVDELGKLVVARVQAVAGITRTLTCPVVHL from the coding sequence GTGGTGCAGGCATTCATCCTCATCCAGACCGAGGTCGGTCAGGCCGCGGCCGTGGCCGCCGCGATCGCCGAGATCGCCGGGGTGACCAGCGCCGAGGACGTGACCGGCCCCTACGACGTGATCGTCCGTGCGGAGGCCAACTCGGTCGACGAGCTGGGCAAGCTCGTGGTGGCCCGGGTCCAGGCGGTCGCCGGCATCACCCGCACCCTGACCTGCCCGGTGGTCCACCTCTGA
- a CDS encoding thiamine-phosphate kinase, producing the protein MDGRTAAGRTTDRGRAGGDQGSAADTVQAVGEFALIGRITAGVKYPESVQLGPGDDAAILAAPDGRVVVSTDVLVDGVHFRTDWASPEQIGRRAALAAMADISAMGAVPTGLVVGLSAPADTAVDVVLGIGKGLHDTAAEHGAAVVGGDVTRSPALTLSVTVLGDLRGERPVTRSGARSGDVVALAGRLGWAAAGLTVLSRGFRSPVSLVNAYRVPEPPLAAGPTAAASGATSMIDVSDGLLADLGHVARASGVDIDVRTIALDVNPRLTEVASALGRDALDWVLTGGDDHALVATFPHGATLPPGWQPIGSVTVADPSGPRVTVDGAVREGATGWTHFGSA; encoded by the coding sequence ATGGACGGGCGGACGGCAGCCGGCAGGACGACCGATCGGGGCCGCGCGGGCGGCGATCAGGGCTCCGCGGCCGACACCGTGCAGGCGGTGGGGGAGTTCGCGCTCATCGGCCGGATCACCGCCGGGGTGAAGTACCCGGAGTCGGTGCAGTTGGGGCCGGGTGACGACGCCGCGATCCTGGCCGCGCCGGACGGCCGGGTGGTGGTGAGCACCGACGTGCTGGTCGACGGCGTCCACTTCCGCACCGACTGGGCCTCCCCGGAGCAGATCGGCCGGCGTGCCGCCCTCGCCGCGATGGCCGACATCTCCGCGATGGGCGCGGTGCCCACCGGCCTGGTGGTCGGGCTGTCCGCGCCGGCCGACACCGCGGTGGACGTGGTGCTGGGGATCGGCAAGGGGTTGCACGACACCGCCGCCGAGCACGGCGCGGCCGTGGTCGGCGGGGACGTCACCCGGTCACCGGCGCTGACGCTGTCGGTCACCGTCCTCGGGGACCTGCGTGGGGAGCGGCCGGTCACCAGGTCCGGGGCCCGGTCCGGTGACGTCGTCGCGCTGGCCGGCCGGTTGGGCTGGGCGGCGGCCGGACTCACCGTGCTCTCCCGCGGCTTCCGCTCACCGGTGTCGCTGGTCAACGCCTACCGGGTCCCCGAACCGCCGCTCGCCGCCGGCCCGACCGCTGCGGCCTCCGGCGCCACCTCGATGATCGACGTGTCGGACGGGCTGCTCGCCGACCTCGGCCACGTGGCGCGCGCCTCGGGGGTGGACATCGACGTCCGCACCATCGCATTGGACGTCAATCCGCGGCTGACCGAGGTCGCCTCCGCGCTCGGCCGGGACGCGCTGGACTGGGTGCTGACCGGCGGCGACGACCATGCCCTCGTCGCCACCTTCCCGCACGGCGCCACCCTGCCGCCCGGCTGGCAGCCGATCGGATCCGTGACCGTCGCCGACCCGTCCGGCCCGCGGGTGACCGTGGACGGCGCCGTCCGTGAGGGCGCCACCGGCTGGACCCACTTCGGGAGTGCGTGA
- a CDS encoding uracil-DNA glycosylase, which yields MKPLREIVDPGWAAALAPVEDDIHRMGEFLRAEVAAGRTYLPAGENVLRAFKAPLADVRVLIVGQDPYPTPGHAIGLSFAVDRHVRPIPRSLSNIYKELQADLGIPPAPHGDLTSWTASGVLLLNRVLTVAPGASAAHKGKGWEAVTDRAIQALVERGGPLVAVLWGRDAQTLQPRLQGLPVIATAHPSPMSADRGFFGSRPFSRVNELLAQQGAAPVDWTVR from the coding sequence ATGAAGCCGCTCCGCGAGATCGTCGATCCGGGGTGGGCCGCGGCGCTGGCGCCGGTGGAGGACGACATCCACCGGATGGGCGAGTTCCTGCGGGCGGAGGTCGCGGCCGGACGGACGTACCTGCCGGCCGGGGAGAACGTACTGCGTGCGTTCAAGGCGCCGCTGGCCGATGTACGGGTGCTGATCGTCGGCCAGGACCCGTACCCGACGCCCGGTCACGCCATCGGCCTGTCCTTCGCGGTCGATCGGCACGTGCGACCGATCCCGCGTTCGCTGTCCAACATCTACAAGGAACTGCAGGCCGATCTCGGCATCCCGCCCGCGCCGCACGGTGACCTGACCAGCTGGACCGCCTCCGGCGTGCTGCTGCTGAACAGGGTGCTGACGGTGGCGCCTGGCGCGTCCGCGGCGCACAAGGGCAAGGGCTGGGAGGCGGTCACCGACCGGGCCATCCAGGCACTCGTCGAGCGTGGCGGACCGCTGGTCGCCGTCCTTTGGGGCCGGGACGCACAGACCCTGCAACCCCGGCTGCAGGGCCTCCCGGTGATCGCCACCGCCCACCCGTCGCCGATGTCGGCCGATCGCGGGTTCTTCGGGTCCCGGCCGTTCTCCCGGGTCAACGAGCTGCTCGCGCAGCAGGGCGCGGCGCCGGTCGACTGGACCGTCCGATGA
- a CDS encoding molybdopterin-dependent oxidoreductase → MTSPARGRSTVPTATHWGSYLAEIEDGVLQRLVPRDDDPVPNGLSDGIPKALTAPGRLTRPMVRRGWLEHGPGPAGTGGRSARGDDVYVPLDWDEVSALVADELNRVRTEHGNRAIYGGSYGWGSAGRFHHPQSQIHRFLNVAGGYTSSVDTYSSAAISVLLRRVAGGFQTAMDSTPTFDEIARHGSLVVAFGGLAPRNHRVNDGGIGAHLSPVAQRRARDAGVDFAVISPLRADAAEFLDAQWLAARPGTDTAIMLGLAHHIVSTGRHDLDFLTTCCEGWDRFEPYLLGAADGVPKTIEWACDISGLDPDELRRLADRICTERTVIATSYSVQRAEFGEQPPWMALTLAAISGSMGRPGGGFGCAMGALHRNGMRLSKMPVAAFPQGVNPVRDYIPVARIADMLLHPGEEFDYDGHRLAYPDIRLVYWVGGNPFHHHQDLNRLVRAWQRPDTVIVHEHFANSLTRHADIVLPAATFAERTDFAVGREDPFLSAMVAAAAPPGEVRTDHAILAGIAAKMGLLDEFTGGLSEDEWVADLYRRTQDRAGRHDVELPDWDTLVAAGRWELPDLPRPGSPYRGLREGRPIGTPSGRLEIFSAAIDSFGHDDCPGHPVWREPVEWLGSPLTERFPLALVSGQPDRRLHSQFDLAAHSRAGKVAGREPVLLHPDDAASRGISDGDVVRLFNDRGQVLAGAVISADIRPGVVRLSTGAWYDPVEPGGLDAHGNPNVLTRDVGTSTLAQGPSAHSCLVQLELFTGAPPPVRVFGPLPTA, encoded by the coding sequence ATGACCAGCCCGGCCCGGGGGCGCAGCACGGTCCCGACCGCCACCCACTGGGGCAGCTACCTCGCCGAGATCGAGGACGGCGTGCTGCAGCGGCTGGTGCCGCGGGACGACGACCCGGTGCCCAACGGTCTGTCCGACGGCATCCCGAAGGCGCTGACCGCACCCGGTCGGCTGACCCGTCCGATGGTGCGCCGGGGCTGGCTCGAGCACGGACCCGGCCCGGCCGGCACCGGCGGCCGTTCGGCCCGCGGCGACGACGTCTACGTGCCGCTGGACTGGGACGAGGTGTCGGCGCTGGTCGCCGACGAACTGAACCGGGTGCGGACCGAGCACGGCAACAGGGCGATCTACGGCGGGTCGTACGGCTGGGGATCGGCCGGCCGGTTCCACCACCCGCAGTCGCAGATCCACCGGTTCCTGAACGTCGCCGGTGGCTACACCTCGTCGGTCGACACCTACTCCTCGGCCGCGATCTCGGTCCTGCTGCGCCGGGTCGCGGGTGGCTTCCAGACGGCCATGGACTCCACCCCCACGTTCGACGAGATCGCCCGGCACGGCAGCCTTGTCGTGGCCTTCGGTGGCCTCGCTCCGCGCAACCACCGGGTGAACGACGGTGGGATCGGCGCGCACCTGTCGCCGGTCGCCCAACGCCGCGCCCGTGACGCCGGAGTGGATTTCGCGGTCATCTCGCCGCTGCGGGCCGATGCCGCGGAGTTCCTGGACGCGCAGTGGCTGGCCGCCCGACCGGGCACCGACACCGCGATCATGCTGGGTCTGGCGCACCACATCGTCAGCACCGGACGGCACGACCTGGACTTCCTCACCACCTGCTGCGAGGGCTGGGACCGGTTCGAGCCGTACCTGCTCGGCGCCGCCGACGGCGTGCCCAAGACGATCGAATGGGCCTGCGACATCAGCGGTCTCGACCCCGACGAGCTGCGCCGGCTGGCCGATCGCATCTGCACCGAGCGCACCGTCATCGCCACCTCGTACTCGGTGCAGCGCGCCGAGTTCGGCGAGCAACCGCCATGGATGGCGCTGACGCTGGCGGCGATCTCCGGGTCGATGGGCCGGCCCGGCGGCGGCTTCGGCTGTGCGATGGGCGCGCTGCACCGCAACGGGATGCGGCTGTCGAAGATGCCGGTGGCGGCGTTCCCGCAGGGCGTCAACCCGGTCCGCGACTACATCCCGGTCGCCCGGATCGCCGACATGCTGCTGCATCCCGGTGAGGAGTTCGACTACGACGGGCACCGGCTCGCCTATCCGGACATCCGCCTCGTCTACTGGGTGGGCGGCAACCCGTTCCACCACCACCAGGACCTGAACCGGTTGGTGCGCGCCTGGCAACGGCCGGACACCGTCATCGTGCACGAGCACTTCGCGAACTCGCTCACCCGGCACGCCGACATCGTGCTGCCGGCAGCGACCTTCGCCGAGCGGACCGACTTCGCAGTCGGGCGCGAGGACCCGTTCCTGTCCGCCATGGTCGCGGCGGCCGCACCGCCCGGAGAGGTGCGCACCGACCACGCCATCCTCGCCGGGATCGCCGCGAAGATGGGGCTGCTGGACGAGTTCACCGGCGGCCTGTCCGAGGACGAGTGGGTGGCGGATCTGTACCGGCGGACGCAGGACCGGGCCGGCCGGCACGACGTCGAGCTGCCGGACTGGGACACCCTGGTGGCCGCCGGTCGCTGGGAGCTGCCCGACCTCCCGCGGCCGGGTTCGCCCTACCGCGGACTCCGGGAGGGGCGGCCGATCGGCACCCCGAGCGGCCGGTTGGAGATCTTCTCCGCCGCGATCGACTCCTTCGGCCACGACGACTGTCCCGGTCACCCGGTGTGGCGGGAGCCCGTCGAGTGGCTCGGATCGCCGCTGACAGAACGGTTCCCGCTGGCCCTCGTCTCCGGCCAGCCGGATCGTCGGCTGCACTCGCAGTTCGACCTCGCGGCGCACTCGCGGGCCGGGAAGGTCGCCGGCCGGGAGCCGGTGCTGCTGCACCCGGACGACGCCGCATCCCGCGGCATCTCCGACGGTGACGTGGTCCGGTTGTTCAACGACCGCGGGCAGGTGCTGGCCGGGGCGGTGATCTCAGCCGACATCAGGCCCGGGGTGGTGCGGCTGTCCACCGGCGCCTGGTACGACCCGGTCGAGCCGGGTGGCCTGGACGCGCACGGCAACCCGAACGTGCTGACCCGGGACGTCGGCACCAGCACGCTGGCCCAGGGACCGAGCGCGCACAGCTGTCTGGTGCAACTCGAGTTGTTCACCGGTGCTCCGCCGCCGGTCCGGGTGTTCGGACCGCTGCCGACCGCCTGA
- a CDS encoding nicotinate-nucleotide--dimethylbenzimidazole phosphoribosyltransferase → MTVNFDPVPQLAWTAPPAGPAGAFGPVAALLHACTGGEPLRRPRLVAFGADHGVSALDVSAHPDWVTQERLAALAGGRGSLAAAADAAGTGVRAVDLTPGAGFPAAGRIDIEDAMDADLLDRALTAGKDAADAEVDAGADLLIGTVLSVSASTPAAVLAASITGMEPVDTTSRGSGIDDAAWIRKAAAVRDALFRASRAGAGVTTLLRVAGGPDIAALTAFLAQAAVRRTPVLVDDVISTACAVLAHRLAPGADAYVISAGAADERSQPRLLEVLGREPLASWSLRAGGGRGALMMVPVLRSALLLVPTEPSDPSVPEEDPAAVAADLTDSDEQLAPVTAADGSEAAGQGPDSGTAVTATDDLHADAPDETDTAPTDGGDATDGTDAGTAGGTGGEDSPEELPGVAGPRYPQPAPGLDGEERMPQAIDSWDSALL, encoded by the coding sequence GTGACCGTTAATTTCGATCCAGTGCCGCAGCTCGCCTGGACGGCACCGCCGGCCGGACCCGCCGGGGCGTTCGGCCCGGTGGCCGCGCTGCTGCACGCGTGCACCGGCGGCGAGCCGCTGCGGCGGCCCCGCCTGGTCGCCTTCGGTGCCGATCACGGGGTGTCCGCGCTGGACGTGTCGGCACACCCGGACTGGGTCACCCAGGAGCGGCTCGCCGCCCTCGCCGGGGGCCGCGGCAGCCTGGCCGCGGCCGCGGACGCGGCCGGAACCGGTGTCCGCGCCGTCGATCTCACCCCAGGGGCCGGGTTCCCCGCGGCCGGCCGGATCGACATCGAGGACGCGATGGACGCCGATCTGCTGGACCGGGCATTGACCGCCGGCAAGGACGCGGCCGACGCCGAGGTGGACGCCGGCGCCGACCTGCTCATCGGCACGGTGCTGTCCGTGTCGGCCAGCACCCCGGCGGCCGTGCTGGCGGCGTCCATCACCGGGATGGAACCGGTGGACACCACCAGCCGCGGGTCCGGGATCGACGACGCCGCCTGGATCCGCAAGGCGGCGGCCGTCCGGGACGCGCTGTTCCGGGCGTCGCGGGCCGGTGCCGGTGTCACCACCCTGCTGCGGGTGGCCGGTGGCCCGGACATCGCCGCCCTCACCGCCTTCCTGGCCCAGGCAGCGGTGCGGCGCACTCCGGTCCTGGTCGACGACGTGATCAGCACCGCCTGCGCGGTCCTGGCCCACCGGCTGGCTCCGGGCGCCGACGCCTACGTCATCTCCGCCGGCGCCGCCGACGAGCGGTCGCAACCCCGGTTGCTCGAGGTGCTGGGCCGGGAGCCGCTCGCCTCCTGGTCCCTGCGGGCCGGCGGTGGGCGCGGTGCGCTGATGATGGTCCCGGTGCTGCGGTCAGCCCTGCTGCTGGTGCCGACAGAGCCGTCTGATCCGTCCGTTCCCGAGGAGGACCCGGCGGCTGTCGCCGCCGACCTGACGGACTCCGACGAGCAACTCGCGCCCGTGACGGCGGCCGACGGATCCGAAGCGGCCGGCCAGGGTCCGGACTCCGGGACCGCGGTCACGGCCACCGATGACCTCCATGCGGACGCCCCCGACGAAACCGACACCGCACCGACTGACGGGGGCGACGCCACGGATGGGACCGACGCCGGCACGGCAGGCGGGACCGGCGGCGAGGACTCCCCGGAGGAACTCCCCGGCGTCGCCGGTCCGCGGTACCCGCAGCCGGCGCCCGGGCTGGACGGCGAGGAGCGGATGCCGCAGGCCATCGACTCCTGGGACTCCGCCCTGCTCTGA
- a CDS encoding acyl-CoA dehydrogenase family protein, translated as MATDLLEADHLTDIAAVVREITADFGPRDYAECGRAGRPQTGLWTALGEAGFIGINVPEEFGGGGAGMTELATVAVESAAGGCPLLLLLVSSAIGTEVLRRHGTDAQRHRWLPGMADGSTVLAFAVTEPDAGSNSHKVTTTAVRDGADWVLSGSKYYISGIDHAAAVLVVARTGTDPATGRALLTLFLVPTDSPGLSWQPLPVGIDIPDRQFTVYLDDVRLGADAVIGAPDGGLVPLFDGLNPERITAAALAVGIGRYATSTAAAYASGRQVWDAPLATHQGVAHPLAKARIEVELAALMAMRAADLHDRGLPAGEAANMAKYAAAEAALAAVEAAIQTHGGNGLSDEYGLIPLWGMARLLQIAPVNREMVLNYVARHTLGMPRAY; from the coding sequence ATGGCGACCGACCTGCTGGAAGCGGACCACCTGACCGACATCGCAGCGGTGGTGCGGGAGATCACCGCGGACTTCGGACCGCGCGACTACGCCGAGTGCGGCCGGGCCGGTCGGCCGCAGACCGGCCTGTGGACGGCGCTCGGCGAAGCCGGCTTCATCGGGATCAACGTGCCGGAGGAGTTCGGCGGCGGCGGTGCGGGGATGACCGAGCTGGCCACCGTCGCGGTGGAGTCGGCGGCCGGCGGTTGCCCGTTGCTGCTGCTCCTGGTGTCCTCGGCGATCGGCACCGAGGTGCTGCGGCGGCACGGCACCGATGCGCAGCGCCACCGCTGGTTGCCCGGGATGGCCGACGGCAGCACGGTTCTCGCCTTCGCGGTCACCGAGCCCGATGCCGGATCCAACTCGCACAAGGTGACCACCACGGCGGTCCGCGACGGTGCGGACTGGGTGCTGTCCGGCAGCAAGTACTACATCTCCGGGATCGACCACGCCGCTGCCGTGCTGGTGGTCGCCCGCACCGGGACCGACCCGGCCACCGGTCGTGCGTTGTTGACCCTGTTCCTGGTGCCGACGGACAGCCCCGGCCTGTCCTGGCAGCCGCTGCCGGTGGGGATCGACATCCCGGACCGGCAGTTCACCGTGTACCTCGACGACGTCCGGCTCGGCGCCGATGCGGTGATCGGCGCACCCGACGGGGGACTGGTGCCGCTGTTCGACGGACTCAACCCGGAGCGGATCACCGCGGCCGCGCTGGCGGTCGGCATCGGCCGGTACGCCACGTCCACCGCGGCCGCCTACGCGAGCGGGCGTCAGGTGTGGGACGCACCGCTGGCCACCCACCAGGGGGTCGCGCACCCGTTGGCGAAGGCCCGGATCGAGGTCGAGCTGGCGGCACTGATGGCCATGCGGGCCGCCGACCTGCACGACCGCGGGCTGCCGGCCGGGGAGGCGGCGAACATGGCCAAGTACGCCGCCGCCGAGGCGGCGCTGGCAGCGGTCGAGGCGGCCATCCAGACCCACGGCGGGAACGGCCTGTCCGACGAGTACGGCCTGATCCCGCTCTGGGGCATGGCCCGGCTGCTGCAGATCGCCCCGGTCAACCGGGAGATGGTCCTCAACTACGTCGCCCGCCACACCCTCGGCATGCCCCGGGCCTACTGA